From one Amphiura filiformis chromosome 13, Afil_fr2py, whole genome shotgun sequence genomic stretch:
- the LOC140167331 gene encoding monocarboxylate transporter 12-like encodes MESSIDRGWSWVVVIAVFGTSVLSFGFLQSTSVFFVDWQEDLNASAQMIGWCSAISIAGIGLAGLVSSVISSYVSCRWQAFIGGLITTTALACSNWVTHVLHLHAIMCFIGFGTGIAYINCFVIVGFYFNKKLGLANGLGSCGSGMGILILSPLIRYLNDEYSWRGAMLICSGILGNLCVFAALFRMSKAEKKSMLGFRPEIVWESENKEDSMSNDEIGNDRSKRRIKSEMTQLSRKPSKRRHSVAQNVRRHSSAFVKSYTSVLSIRFVMICLVYSFFVGFGYFASIMFFVSNAVNLGVSKRDAAFLFSIVGIGGAIGRLGQGPILDKKSMTPFQFASLMLGISGTSCLLGSLARSYPALAIFSATLGFSTSAGNVVFPLMVRAVVGVNHVKKIFGVGIIIGQCGAIISLPLIGRLYDTTGEYAMAFYISGGVMLLNSIIALLDPVWIKLDRRRLGTNERDVYDEQELG; translated from the exons ATGGAATCGTCGATAGATCGAGGGTGGAGTTGGGTGGTTGTCATAGCTGTGTTTGGTACAAGTGTTCTAAGTTTTGGTTTTCTTCAGAGTACCAGTGTTTTCTTCGTTGATTGGCAGGAAGATTTAAATGCCAGTGCACAGATGATTGGCTGGTGTAGTGCGATTTCAATAGCAGGAATTGGTTTGGCCG GTTTGGTATCTAGTGTAATAAGTTCCTATGTTAGTTGTCGATGGCAAGCCTTCATTGGAGGATtaattacaactactgcactggcatGTTCAAACTGGGTTACACATGTGCTTCATCTGCATGCTATCATGTGCTTCATAG GTTTCGGGACAGGAATTGCTTACATCAATTGCTTTGTTATCGTTGGTTTTTACTTTAACAAAAAACTTGGTCTTGCCAATGGACTTGGTTCCTGTGGCTCAGGAATGGGTATTCTAATCTTATCACCATTAATACGATACTTAAACGATGAATATTCATGGCGAGGCGCCATGTTGATTTGCAGTGGCATTCTGGGTAACTTATGTGTTTTTGCTGCGTTATTTCGAATGAGTAAAGCGGAAAAGAAAAGCATGCTGGGATTCCGTCCGGAAATTGTATGGGAAAGTGAAAACAAAGAAGACAGCATGAGCAATGACGAAATTGGAAATGACAGATCCAAACGCCGTATTAAGTCTGAAATGACGCAACTGTCAAGAAAACCATCAAAACGTCGCCACTCTGTGGCTCAAAATGTTCGAAGACATTCTTCCGCATTTGTGAAGTCGTACACAAGCGTTCTCTCCATCAGGTTTGTAATGATTTGCCTCGTGTACTCATTCTTTGTAGGTTTCGGCTATTTTGCATCAATTATGTTCTTCGTCTCCAATGCTGTTAACCTTGGCGTGTCAAAGAGGGACGCCGCATTTCTATTCTCTATTGTTGGAATCGGTGGTGCAATAGGACGTCTTGGGCAGGGACCAATCCTTGACAAAAAGAGCATGACTCCTTTTCAATTTGCAAGTCTTATGTTAGGTATCTCAGGTACATCGTGTCTTCTAGGATCTCTCGCCAGATCCTATCCGGCTCTTGCGATATTTTCAGCGACTCTAGGGTTCTCAACGTCAGCTGGAAATGTGGTTTTCCCATTGATGGTGAGAGCAGTAGTTGGAGTAAACCACGTGAAGAAGATATTTGGTGTTGGGATTATCATAGGACAGTGTGGTGCCATTATTTCATTGCCGTTGATAG GTCGTTTATATGACACAACAGGTGAGTATGCAATGGCATTCTACATATCTGGTGGTGTTATGCTGTTAAACAGTATTATCGCATTATTGGACCCAGTATGGATCAAATTGGATAGAAGAAGACTTGGAACTAATGAACGTGATGTGTACGATGAACAAGAATTAGGATGA